The region GGCGCGTCGAGTCGCCGAGCGGCGCCGGGACTAGGTCGTCGGCGACCTCGAGGAGCGCGAGATCGAGCCGCTCGCTCGCGGCGAGAAGCCGGGCCGGACGGACGCGGCCGTCGACCGCGAGGACGCGCAGCGCGCGATCGGCGCCGGCGACCACGTGGTGGTTCGTGAGCACGGCATTGGGACGCCAGACCACGCCGCTGGCGCCTGCCGGCCCCCGGCCGTGGACGCGGACGATGCTCGGGTGCGCGCGCTCGACCAGCCCGGCGGGGAGACTCGCCCACCCGGCCACGACGTCCAGAGCGGCCTCCAGGACGACGCTCACGGCTCTGCCCTCCGACGAGCGGCGATCCCGCCCCCGGTCCGGCTCAT is a window of Candidatus Methylomirabilota bacterium DNA encoding:
- a CDS encoding trypsin-like peptidase domain-containing protein, with translation MSVVLEAALDVVAGWASLPAGLVERAHPSIVRVHGRGPAGASGVVWRPNAVLTNHHVVAGADRALRVLAVDGRVRPARLLAASERLDLALLEVADDLVPAPLGDSTRLRVGQLVFAIGHPWGQPWVVTAGIVSGLGPVHLPGGAGEVACIRSDVRLAPGSSGGPLLDARGKVVGLNAMVIGGDLAVAIPSAVARSWLESTP